The Xylanibacillus composti genome segment TATCCGGGTCCAGCAGGGCAGCAGCGTCTAATATGAACGCAGTTTCCGGAACCGTAAACGCTCTCAACAAAGCACATCGCAAGCACACCTCCTTCCCTTTGAGCTTGTCCTCATTATAAGAGACAGCAATCCGACTGAAGAGGGCCAAATTTCATGATACATATGGTACGTATTAGAAAATATAGCCCTTTCAGGAAAATGATCCTCCGCATATAATCATACTCGAAGCACAGGGGAGGTGTAACGCATGTTCGCGATGGTATTTCTGATTGCGGTATTTAGCGTTTCGGCGTCAGCTAAACTATGGGATCGGACAAGTTTTCGCCGAACGCTGCAGGATTTGCAGCTTCCGTCCATTCTGGTCAATCTGGGCGTATTCGCAGTGCCGGCAGGAGAATGGCTCTTCGCGCTTCTGCTGCTCCCGAACAAGACAAGAATGGCAGGCTTGGCTGGATTGGGGGTCATGCTGCTGATCTTTAGCTGCGCTGCATGGCGAGCAAGCCGTCTGCGCCAACAGATTTCATGCAACTGCTTCGGCAATCTTGTACCAGAAACCTTCGGCTGGCATACGGCGGTGAAGATCGTGCTGCTCGGAATCGCAGTCGCTTATGCCATCGGACGGCCAATGGCTTCTGTCCATCTGTGGGAAATGCCGCTGCTGGAATTGGCTGCAGCTGGCTTGATTTCGTTTGCCCTCCTGCTGATGTACGCCTTGTGGCTAGTGATGAAGGAAAAACAGGTCTGAAAGGAGAGAATGTGATGTCGGAATTGTTTTTTGTCTCTTACTTTGTCCTTTGGGGGCTGGTGCTCGTCGGTGCAGCAGCGATCATTCAGCTTTTCAAGCGGACAGCCCAGCCGATGCGCGGAGAGACAATTCGCAAGGATATCCTTGCTGAGAGCGAACGAGGCATACCGGCTGGACAAGTCTTCCCCAAGTCGGAATTGGCAAGCATCAACAAGGGGATAATGCCCTTGCAGGGAAGTGCGGCGGATACGGTGCTGCTGATCACCTCCGTAGCCTGTCAGGCATGCGAGGGGATCTATACGCATATTCCGGCTTTTCTTCGCAAAAATCCAGGATTGAAGCTGGCGCTTCTTATCGATGGGGCAGAAGAAGAAATCAGAGATAAGCTTGGCCGGTTCGAGCTGGATGTTCCCGTTTATGCGATTCAGCCCTATGATTTTGCGGAATTAAGCATTACGGTATTTCCGTTCGGTTATTATCTGAGGAACGACGGGACTGTAGCTGCCAAAGGGGTAGTAAGTGCACCGGAGCATCTTGAATTGTTGATGAAGCATAAAGACAGGGCGTGGAAAGCTGCTGGTTGAGTCGAGGATGCCCAGGCGGGCTAGCTGTGCTGCCTTGATAATGAAGGGACGGCTAGCCTTTTGCTCGCAACTTGCGATTCAGACTTTTGACATGATTGCGCACCGTATAATAGGAAGTTACTAGCCGATCGGCAATCTCCGCTGTTTTCAAGCCTTGCTCCCGCAATGCGAACACTTTTCTTTCCGTTGGCGTTAAGCTCTGGAGTTGCAATTCCCGTATGAGTTCGGCAGAGATATCACCATCAATATAGGTTCTTCCCGCTGCCGCTGTACGAATGGCATCCCCCAGCTCATTCAGATGGTGGAGCAAGATGACGTGTTCGGCTCCATTACGCACCGCTTCCAGAATGGCATCGATGCCAGGATGGTCAATGAGCAGCATACAGGCTGCTTCCGAGAAGCGATGGCGAATCTCCTTAATCATCGTATTGCTGGTTGTCTGGCTTCCTTCCAAGTTGGAATCAATCAGGACGACATGGCAACTTGCGGCCTCCATGCAGTGTCTGACCTCCTGCTTTGTTGTGGCTATCCCAGAAATCCAAATATGCTCCTCGATTGAAATCGCATCCACCAGCTGTCTGACCCGCAGCGGATTCGTTTCGACAATAACTACATCAATTCGTGTTAATACTCTTCTAGGCGAATAGACGAGACCCTTGTTCCCATACATAATCCTCCTCCTTTACCCACAAAGCTCCGGTGCGAGAAAACGGCAACCTCGCGGCTCCCGACTAAATTATACCATAATTAACTATGGAATTTTTGTTTATGCCTGCATGAAGATAACGCCAACCTAACAAAAATCGTTTTCTCGTTAGCGATTCGCCTAACATGCAGCAAGAATCGACGATTTGTTATGACAGGGTGGGGGAAGCGTGCTATAATAGGTTCAATGTGAGAAAAATGGGTTGGTGTCTAATGCGATGACAAAAAAAATAACGATGCAGCAAATTGCGGATCATCTGGGTGTCTCCAAATTCGTCGTGTCCAAGGCGTTATCGGGCAAAGGCGGGGTCAGTGAGTCAACCAAGGAACGGGTCATACAAGCCGCTTCCCAACTAGGTTATTTCGCCCAGAAGAACGCCTACATGAAAAACGTCCGCAGGGATGTTCCGACTGCGGGAGCTGGCGGGAACAAGCAATCCGTGCTTGTCCTCATGCCGAACATTCGCTTTCAAACACGGGATTCGCTCTATTGGGGCAAGATTTTGGACGGCATCTCCGCCAGGCTGGAGGAAATAGGGCTCGGGATGGTCATTATCTCCGAACAAAGCATTGACCACTTCCTGCATATCTTGAATCCGAACGGCATACTGGGGCTGATCGGCGTAGGTGAAATCTCCACCTCGCTGCTGCTGGAGGTGCACCGGATCGGCCTGCCGATGGTGCTCGTCGATCATGAGGACCCGCTTATTCCTTCCGACACGATTTTCGTCAACAACTATGATTGCATGAGCCGCTTGACGAAGCATTTAATAGGAATCGGTCATAAACGGATGAATTTCATAGGGAACGCGCGTTATTCAAGGAGTTTTCACGATCGATGGATCGCCTTCCGCAGCGTGCTGGAGGAGAATCAGCTGCAAACCGATATGAAGGAAGAATGGCTGTTTCAGCTGGAGGGCATCCAGGACTTTCAGGAGCAAATCAAGCTATGGGCCATTCGGAAGCAGCGGGCAGGGCAGTTGCCAACTGCAGTGCTGTGCGCGAACGATATGATTGCCATTGATGCGGTGAACGCCTTCAACGAGCTGGGATTGGCCGTTCCGCACGACATTTCGGTAACGGGCTTTGACAATATCGAGGATGCCTACAGGACGAAGCCCGCACTTACGACGGTGAATGTTCCGAAGGAAGCGATGGGCAAAAAAGCAGTGGAGCAGCTGTTGCTGCGTATTGACAAAAAACAGGAGCCCTTGGAAAAAATCCTGATATTGGGCGAGGTCATCTACCGCGAATCCATCACCCGGCTCGTCCAGAAGCAGCACAGCTGAAAAAATGCAGGTTCCGCATAATTGCGGATCGTATAGACGTGACAATAGAAAAGGTCGCGAGCGCATGACGGAATGCTGGTCATGCCCGCGACCTTTTTTTGCAGTTGCAGGTGTATCGTACCTATACGGCTAAAGGCTGATCCCCAGCGAAGAGGCTTTCTGCCTGATGAAGCCGGCTGCCTGCCGATACTCTTCCTCGGAGGACAAATGCTCTACAATGAGCGGGGTATCGGGGTCCAGCTTGTTCATCTCGGTGAGGAACACCTCGTAATCGAGTTCGCCCGTTCCAGGCAGCACTTCGTCCAGGTGCACCGTCAGCTTACTGGCAAGCCGGATATCCTTGGCGTGCGCATTCTTGATAGAAGGACCAAGCTTGGCGAAGAAATCCTTCATCATTTCGCCATTGGCGGCGTAGATGCGCGGACTGCTGATCATGTTGACAGGATCAAAATGCACAGCGAATGCCTTCCGGTCAATAGCTTGAATAAGCTTCTGATACGTATCTGCCGAGTCGGGTATGATCCAAGGCATCGTTTCCAGCGTGTAGTACGTATGCTGCGGCTGGACAGAATCGATAATGTCCTGAGTCGTCTTGACGATCAGCTCGAATGTAGCTTCGGAGAAATTGTCCGGATGCGGCCCGTCCCACTTTGCCCCGCGGGAGCCGGCAATATTGACACAGCATCTGGCGCCAAGCTTCTCTGCCAGCTCCAGCTGGCGCTTGCAGAAGTCGATTGCCTGAATGCGCGTCGTTTCGTCCGGGCTGATCGGGTTGCTCCAGGCGCCTACCTCCGCAATGAGAATATCATGCGCCTCAGCCGCTTCCCGGTAAGCCTGAATCGTTGCATCGTCCGCATCGTGGCGTACCGGGCTTACAGCCGCGCGGTAGCCTTCCTGCTTCAGATATTGAATCCAGCTGTCCGGTGTTTGCTGTTCCACAAATACAGGTCCTGCCAATCGCATAACGCATGCTGCTCCTTCCTGCGCTGATTCATTTGCCTGTACCCGGAAGAGAGGAGCCGATGATTGATCGGCGGCAATCTGCCGGGTCAGACTAAGTCTGCCGATTATCCGAGCACGACGCGGTCGTCGGCCAGCTTGTGGCCGCTTATTTGCTCGAATTCGCTTAGCAGCTCTTCGATGGTCAAGGTCGCCTTGCGTTCCTCATTCACGTCGAGAATGATGCGGCCTTTGTCCATCATAATGAGGCGATTTCCCAGACGAATGGCTTGCTCCATGTTGTGAGTGACCATTAACGTGGTCAGCTTCATCTCACGCACGATTCGTTCTGTCAGCTGAGTAATCAGCTCGGCCCGCGCCGGGTCCAAGGCAGCTGTATGCTCATCGAGCAACAAAATTTGCGGACGGGTGAAGGTGGCCATCAGCAGGCTGAGCGCCTGTCTCTCGCCGCCTGACAGCAGGCCGACCTTGGCGCGCAGCCGATTTTCGAGCCCGATTCCCAATCGGCTCAGCTCTTCCTGGAAGAGCTTGCGCTTGCGGCTGCTGACGCCGAATTGGAAGCCGCGCCGCTTGCCGCGGGCATAAGCCATAGCCAGGTTTTCCTCGATCGTCATCGTAGGCGCCGTACCGGCCATCGGATCTTGGAATACGCGTCCGATCCAGCGGCTTCGTTGAAATTCCGGCAGATGGCTGATGTCGTTCCCGTCGATCCGAACCTCGCCTATGTCGGGCTTCAATACGCCGGAGATCAGGTTCATGAGCGTCGATTTGCCGGCCCCGTTGCTGCCGATTACCGTTACGAAGTCTCCCGGCTGAAGCTTGAGATTAACGCCGACAAGCGCAATCTTCTCGTCGGGGGTGCCGGGATTGAACAGCTTGGATGCCTGATGGATTTCTAGCATTAGCGTCCACCTCCGTTCGGATTCTGTGCGGTCAGGAGATCAGCAGCCCGTTTTCGGGCATAGCTCTTCTG includes the following:
- a CDS encoding response regulator transcription factor — translated: MYGNKGLVYSPRRVLTRIDVVIVETNPLRVRQLVDAISIEEHIWISGIATTKQEVRHCMEAASCHVVLIDSNLEGSQTTSNTMIKEIRHRFSEAACMLLIDHPGIDAILEAVRNGAEHVILLHHLNELGDAIRTAAAGRTYIDGDISAELIRELQLQSLTPTERKVFALREQGLKTAEIADRLVTSYYTVRNHVKSLNRKLRAKG
- a CDS encoding sugar phosphate isomerase/epimerase family protein encodes the protein MRLAGPVFVEQQTPDSWIQYLKQEGYRAAVSPVRHDADDATIQAYREAAEAHDILIAEVGAWSNPISPDETTRIQAIDFCKRQLELAEKLGARCCVNIAGSRGAKWDGPHPDNFSEATFELIVKTTQDIIDSVQPQHTYYTLETMPWIIPDSADTYQKLIQAIDRKAFAVHFDPVNMISSPRIYAANGEMMKDFFAKLGPSIKNAHAKDIRLASKLTVHLDEVLPGTGELDYEVFLTEMNKLDPDTPLIVEHLSSEEEYRQAAGFIRQKASSLGISL
- a CDS encoding ABC transporter ATP-binding protein, with the translated sequence MLEIHQASKLFNPGTPDEKIALVGVNLKLQPGDFVTVIGSNGAGKSTLMNLISGVLKPDIGEVRIDGNDISHLPEFQRSRWIGRVFQDPMAGTAPTMTIEENLAMAYARGKRRGFQFGVSSRKRKLFQEELSRLGIGLENRLRAKVGLLSGGERQALSLLMATFTRPQILLLDEHTAALDPARAELITQLTERIVREMKLTTLMVTHNMEQAIRLGNRLIMMDKGRIILDVNEERKATLTIEELLSEFEQISGHKLADDRVVLG
- a CDS encoding MauE/DoxX family redox-associated membrane protein produces the protein MFAMVFLIAVFSVSASAKLWDRTSFRRTLQDLQLPSILVNLGVFAVPAGEWLFALLLLPNKTRMAGLAGLGVMLLIFSCAAWRASRLRQQISCNCFGNLVPETFGWHTAVKIVLLGIAVAYAIGRPMASVHLWEMPLLELAAAGLISFALLLMYALWLVMKEKQV
- a CDS encoding LacI family DNA-binding transcriptional regulator → MTKKITMQQIADHLGVSKFVVSKALSGKGGVSESTKERVIQAASQLGYFAQKNAYMKNVRRDVPTAGAGGNKQSVLVLMPNIRFQTRDSLYWGKILDGISARLEEIGLGMVIISEQSIDHFLHILNPNGILGLIGVGEISTSLLLEVHRIGLPMVLVDHEDPLIPSDTIFVNNYDCMSRLTKHLIGIGHKRMNFIGNARYSRSFHDRWIAFRSVLEENQLQTDMKEEWLFQLEGIQDFQEQIKLWAIRKQRAGQLPTAVLCANDMIAIDAVNAFNELGLAVPHDISVTGFDNIEDAYRTKPALTTVNVPKEAMGKKAVEQLLLRIDKKQEPLEKILILGEVIYRESITRLVQKQHS